From Leptospira venezuelensis, a single genomic window includes:
- a CDS encoding class I SAM-dependent methyltransferase: protein MLKQALESGSENQNKKLWEKGDFTEIASLMRKSGEELVTHLGITSPLRILDLGSGDGTTAIPLARTGSEVIGIDIARNLVEAGNKRAAAEGLFNLKFQEGDACDLKDIPDHSFDLTLSVFGAMFAPKPFDVASEMVRVTRPGGRIVMGNWIPNDPTSFVSQLLKISASFSPPPPEGFVSPMTWGMKSYVMDYFVKAGAKADKISLFKDTYNFISPNNTPGDLIELLGKFYGPTMNAFEAAEKRGKKEELRKQLIELAKEQNQNSNTGISIPATFLRVTVDL, encoded by the coding sequence ATGTTAAAGCAGGCATTGGAGTCCGGATCGGAAAATCAAAACAAAAAGTTATGGGAGAAAGGTGATTTTACTGAGATCGCGTCCTTAATGAGAAAATCGGGAGAAGAGCTCGTAACTCACCTTGGAATAACATCGCCGTTGAGAATTTTGGATTTAGGATCTGGAGATGGCACTACAGCGATTCCTCTTGCAAGAACTGGATCAGAAGTAATCGGAATCGATATTGCCAGAAATTTAGTTGAGGCAGGGAATAAAAGAGCAGCAGCGGAAGGCCTCTTTAATTTAAAATTCCAAGAAGGAGATGCGTGCGATCTAAAAGACATCCCGGACCATTCTTTTGATTTAACTCTTTCTGTATTTGGTGCAATGTTTGCTCCTAAACCATTTGATGTTGCAAGCGAAATGGTTAGGGTCACAAGACCAGGTGGTCGAATTGTGATGGGAAATTGGATCCCAAATGATCCCACTTCGTTTGTTTCTCAGTTATTGAAGATAAGTGCTTCCTTTTCGCCTCCTCCTCCTGAAGGTTTCGTAAGTCCAATGACTTGGGGAATGAAATCTTACGTGATGGATTATTTCGTTAAGGCCGGAGCGAAAGCGGATAAAATTTCTCTATTTAAAGACACATACAATTTTATTTCTCCAAATAATACTCCTGGAGATTTGATAGAGCTACTTGGGAAATTTTATGGTCCTACAATGAACGCTTTTGAAGCTGCGGAAAAGCGTGGTAAAAAAGAAGAGCTACGCAAACAACTCATAGAGCTTGCAAAAGAGCAAAACCAAAATAGTAACACTGGGATTTCAATACCGGCTACTTTTTTGCGAGTCACTGTTGATTTATAA
- a CDS encoding alcohol dehydrogenase catalytic domain-containing protein, with amino-acid sequence MKKYLPQKMKALRQLGPLPEGALSDPNEIKKYLQLSLVDLPKPKPGQVLVKVNRGSMNPNDLYHIKGVYSSTLDYPYPRGVGFEGAGVVVANGGGIAGWARVGKRVAFYSKFGMFAEYVLADALKLIVLPKDVEFQEAASSVANPITGVGMARWAKASGSKYFFITAAAGAVARMTMRVAHTYGLKSIAIVRREEQIAICKEEGASYVLNQSDPDFEKNLTNLCKEVNCTYGFDCIGGDMPLTLIRSMPQGSTLCMYGYFNTGPVQFQPQKLFNGWKIQFFETEYYINSLSLLSRFRLSREVINNVNGLFRPKIQKQFSLEEAAEAYTYYSKNMTDGKIQILSE; translated from the coding sequence ATGAAAAAGTACCTTCCTCAAAAAATGAAAGCTCTCAGACAGTTAGGACCTCTTCCAGAAGGGGCTCTTTCTGATCCGAATGAGATCAAAAAATATCTACAACTTTCTTTAGTAGATCTTCCGAAACCTAAACCTGGACAAGTTCTTGTAAAAGTAAATCGAGGTTCCATGAACCCGAACGATCTATATCATATCAAAGGAGTATATAGTTCCACTTTAGATTACCCTTATCCCAGAGGAGTTGGCTTCGAAGGTGCAGGTGTAGTGGTCGCAAACGGCGGAGGTATTGCCGGCTGGGCAAGAGTTGGCAAAAGAGTCGCCTTTTACAGTAAATTCGGAATGTTTGCTGAATACGTTTTGGCAGACGCACTAAAATTAATCGTACTACCTAAGGATGTAGAATTCCAAGAAGCAGCTTCCTCAGTTGCAAATCCGATCACTGGAGTTGGAATGGCAAGATGGGCCAAAGCCTCAGGTTCAAAATACTTTTTTATTACCGCTGCTGCGGGTGCTGTTGCCAGAATGACAATGAGAGTAGCTCATACTTATGGCTTAAAGAGTATCGCAATTGTTCGTAGAGAAGAGCAGATCGCAATATGCAAGGAAGAAGGAGCTTCTTACGTATTGAACCAATCAGATCCTGATTTTGAAAAGAATCTTACGAATCTATGCAAAGAAGTCAATTGTACTTACGGATTCGATTGTATAGGCGGGGATATGCCTCTCACTCTCATCCGTTCCATGCCACAAGGATCTACACTATGTATGTACGGTTATTTTAATACAGGTCCCGTACAATTCCAACCTCAGAAATTATTCAATGGATGGAAGATCCAATTTTTCGAAACTGAATACTATATAAATTCGCTCTCACTTCTTTCCAGATTTAGATTATCTAGAGAGGTAATCAATAATGTGAACGGACTTTTTAGACCAAAGATCCAAAAACAATTCAGTTTAGAGGAAGCAGCGGAGGCATATACATATTATAGCAAGAACATGACGGATGGGAAGATCCAGATCTTAAGTGAATGA
- a CDS encoding VOC family protein, which produces MRNKPKKKKSLFILGILVLFLSIWYSVTASQSEYHKTENVDFVFETIIINSPDPERLSDFYQNVFRATKVGSDPKWDLENSDRSSITLKTPDYKDQGPLLTIFKGQKENSKLPSANDIGYAHICFEADNIPGLIKQIVKNGGKIISNFEDLEKVPAIYGTDPDGNVFEIHLPFPTPFTPLTFYRSLNSFLRIRFKLSPPETDRIRFLHVNINSKDWNKTLNFYNKILNSSATGFERDYKGEFIENLTGIKGAEVKGRHIALPGYSAGGPTFEIFTYNQFSPRGPLSKSDTGKVATGFRVLNLKAALDKVIQEGGTLISEKQNESAILRDIDGNLFLLAQ; this is translated from the coding sequence ATGAGAAATAAACCAAAAAAGAAAAAATCACTCTTCATACTTGGGATCTTAGTATTATTCCTTTCCATTTGGTACTCGGTTACTGCCTCTCAAAGTGAATATCATAAAACTGAAAATGTAGATTTTGTTTTTGAAACGATAATCATAAATAGCCCGGATCCTGAACGACTTTCAGACTTTTATCAAAATGTATTTCGGGCAACAAAAGTAGGATCAGATCCAAAATGGGATCTTGAAAATTCAGATCGTTCTTCTATCACTCTTAAGACACCAGATTATAAGGACCAAGGTCCCCTACTCACTATCTTTAAAGGTCAAAAAGAGAATTCTAAACTTCCTTCCGCAAATGATATAGGGTATGCACATATTTGTTTCGAGGCAGATAATATCCCAGGCCTTATAAAACAAATCGTAAAGAATGGCGGCAAAATTATCAGTAATTTTGAGGATTTAGAAAAAGTCCCTGCAATTTATGGAACAGATCCAGATGGGAATGTCTTTGAGATCCATCTCCCCTTTCCCACACCTTTTACTCCGCTTACGTTTTATCGCTCATTGAACTCTTTTTTACGTATTCGTTTCAAACTTTCTCCCCCAGAAACGGATCGGATCCGATTTCTACACGTAAATATAAATTCAAAAGACTGGAACAAAACATTAAATTTCTATAACAAAATCCTAAACTCTTCTGCAACTGGTTTTGAAAGAGATTACAAAGGAGAGTTTATAGAGAATTTAACGGGTATAAAAGGTGCAGAAGTAAAGGGACGTCATATCGCTCTTCCTGGATATAGCGCAGGAGGTCCTACCTTTGAAATTTTTACTTATAACCAATTCTCGCCGAGAGGTCCATTAAGTAAATCTGATACAGGGAAAGTCGCAACCGGTTTCCGTGTATTGAATCTAAAAGCTGCCTTAGATAAAGTAATCCAAGAAGGAGGCACTCTAATCAGTGAAAAGCAAAATGAGTCTGCGATCCTGAGAGATATCGACGGCAATTTGTTCCTATTAGCCCAATAA
- the mgtA gene encoding magnesium-translocating P-type ATPase produces the protein MQSRKMSPNYWTYTSERMFSEIGSGPSGLEKSEARKRLGIYGKNNFGSGQKVGGIVLFLRQFASPITIILIFASALSWFLRDPTDGIIIQCIVLLSSILGYWQEKSANDSLHSLLSMVRLNASTIRNNVEEELDSQLLVPGDMVRLRVGDIIPADAYLIDSDRLFLDEAAFTGETFPVEKTTGPLPEETALSKRSNLLYMGSHVVSGSGLALIYATGKNTQFGEIYKRLNERKPETDFEKGIRKFGNLLLEITLGLVLVILGINILLEKPILDSFLFALAIAVGLTPQLLPAIININLAKGAKQMSQKKVIVKRLNSIENFGSMDVLCSDKTGTLTEGVIQVHTSVDPNGNQNQDVLKFASINSNLQSGFQNPMDLAISKAWPVSPDTISKSGELSYDFHRKRITVIAEIKGKRTAICKGACSPLLEICDRYMDPQGQILPISNELGSIQKIYETFSRDGYRMIGISIKEIGENDPIDYKIESSMVFLGFVAFSDSTKAGIQDTVRNLVDLGIRLKMITGDNRWIAGQVAKSVGISNTTILTGEELQSIGEEALRIKAEETDVFAEIEPNQKQRIILALKKAGHVVGYIGDGINDASALHSADVGISVDSAVDVAKEAADIVLLEKNLAVLLDGVKEGRITFANTLKYVFMATSANFGNMFSVAGASAFLSYLPLLPKQILLTNLLTDLPEMTIASDEVDKDWIVRPRKWDIKFIGRFMLIFGFLSSLFDYATFGLLLFGLHANETQFQTGWFIESVVSASLIVLVIRTKNVFYRSKPGKLLLRATLLCIFFVFAIPYLPLAKTFGFGHLPLLFYGYLLGIIVLYVSSAEFAKYFFYKKER, from the coding sequence ATGCAATCCCGGAAAATGTCTCCCAATTACTGGACTTATACTTCAGAGAGAATGTTCTCTGAAATCGGCTCCGGACCTAGTGGGCTCGAAAAATCTGAAGCCCGAAAACGATTGGGAATCTATGGGAAAAATAATTTCGGTTCAGGCCAAAAGGTCGGCGGAATTGTATTATTCCTAAGACAATTTGCAAGCCCAATCACTATTATCCTAATTTTTGCCTCCGCCTTATCCTGGTTCCTTCGCGACCCTACCGATGGAATCATTATCCAGTGTATAGTTCTATTAAGTAGCATCCTGGGTTATTGGCAGGAAAAAAGTGCAAATGATTCATTACATTCCCTATTGTCCATGGTAAGATTAAACGCATCTACAATTCGGAATAACGTAGAAGAAGAACTGGATTCCCAATTGTTGGTTCCAGGGGACATGGTCCGATTGAGAGTCGGAGACATCATACCTGCGGACGCTTATCTTATTGATTCGGACCGTTTGTTTTTAGATGAAGCCGCTTTCACGGGAGAAACTTTTCCAGTAGAAAAAACCACTGGGCCATTACCCGAAGAGACTGCGCTATCCAAACGATCAAACTTATTGTATATGGGATCGCATGTAGTCAGTGGTTCCGGTTTAGCTCTCATATACGCTACTGGAAAAAATACACAATTCGGAGAGATTTATAAACGATTAAATGAAAGAAAGCCGGAGACGGATTTCGAAAAAGGCATCCGTAAATTCGGCAATCTTCTATTGGAAATCACTTTAGGCTTAGTATTGGTTATCCTAGGAATCAATATATTGCTGGAAAAACCAATCTTAGATTCCTTTTTATTTGCATTGGCGATCGCCGTTGGACTCACGCCTCAACTATTACCTGCAATCATCAATATAAATTTGGCCAAGGGCGCCAAACAAATGAGCCAAAAAAAAGTGATCGTAAAACGTCTCAACTCTATCGAAAACTTCGGTAGTATGGACGTATTATGTTCTGACAAAACAGGAACATTAACGGAAGGAGTTATTCAAGTACATACAAGCGTCGATCCAAACGGAAATCAAAACCAAGACGTATTAAAATTTGCATCGATCAACTCTAACTTGCAAAGCGGTTTTCAGAACCCAATGGATCTAGCGATTAGCAAAGCATGGCCAGTCTCACCCGATACAATTTCCAAATCCGGGGAACTATCTTATGATTTTCATAGAAAAAGGATCACAGTAATCGCCGAGATAAAAGGAAAACGTACTGCAATCTGCAAGGGAGCATGTAGTCCTCTTTTAGAAATTTGCGATCGATACATGGATCCACAAGGACAGATCCTGCCCATATCGAATGAATTAGGATCCATTCAAAAAATATACGAAACGTTTAGTCGGGACGGATATCGTATGATCGGGATCTCAATTAAAGAGATTGGTGAGAACGATCCAATCGACTATAAGATCGAATCTTCAATGGTATTTCTCGGATTCGTTGCTTTTTCCGATTCAACAAAAGCAGGTATCCAAGATACAGTGCGTAACTTAGTAGATTTGGGCATTCGTCTGAAAATGATTACAGGCGATAATAGATGGATTGCCGGGCAGGTTGCCAAGTCCGTCGGAATTTCCAATACAACCATACTTACCGGGGAAGAATTGCAAAGTATCGGAGAAGAAGCCTTGAGGATAAAGGCAGAAGAAACGGATGTATTTGCTGAAATCGAACCAAATCAAAAACAAAGGATCATACTAGCTCTAAAAAAGGCAGGCCATGTCGTAGGCTATATAGGAGATGGGATCAATGACGCTTCCGCACTCCACTCTGCCGATGTGGGCATTTCGGTAGATTCAGCGGTAGATGTCGCCAAAGAAGCAGCAGATATCGTTTTATTGGAAAAAAATTTGGCGGTTTTATTAGACGGGGTGAAAGAAGGACGCATAACGTTTGCGAATACTTTAAAATATGTTTTTATGGCAACCAGCGCGAATTTCGGAAACATGTTCAGCGTGGCTGGAGCATCCGCTTTCTTAAGCTATCTTCCACTTCTACCAAAACAGATCTTATTGACAAATCTTTTGACCGATCTACCGGAAATGACAATTGCATCGGACGAGGTAGATAAAGATTGGATCGTCCGTCCTCGCAAATGGGATATTAAATTTATCGGAAGATTCATGCTGATATTCGGTTTCCTAAGTTCTCTTTTCGATTACGCTACATTCGGCTTATTACTGTTCGGATTGCACGCTAACGAAACCCAATTCCAAACAGGATGGTTTATTGAATCTGTTGTTTCAGCAAGTCTGATCGTATTAGTGATCCGCACTAAAAATGTATTTTACCGAAGCAAACCTGGAAAATTGCTTTTACGAGCCACCTTGCTCTGTATCTTCTTCGTATTTGCAATCCCCTATCTTCCATTGGCGAAAACATTCGGCTTCGGGCATTTGCCATTATTATTCTACGGCTACTTACTCGGAATAATAGTATTGTATGTAAGTTCCGCCGAATTTGCAAAATACTTCTTTTATAAAAAAGAAAGATAA
- a CDS encoding glycoside hydrolase family 5 protein has protein sequence MFNRRKMKIFCSVSVVFAILASCSPDSDQAYLPFSLPKSAKSAYRSVMSLAVTTTPPVVPLSTNGRYIVDANNNRFKLKAVNWYGASDTRQVVGGLDKQPISHIISLIQEWGFNSVRLPFSNLMLHDTNIVPDAYVAANPQFFGKTALQIYDETVAALTAAGIVVVLNNHTTFSEWCCGFDYNGQWYHTGSSFAYNQTPEMWKADWVFLVNRYKDNKLVAAADLRNEVRTQRFNDTHLPNSPNWGWNNNDDWRKAAGEAGNDILRANPDMVIVVEGINWWGAIPILGSGERPHLKPVRDLQVHIRNVNKLVYAAHNYGFIGPKHNGDDATSGGNIKYKDMDLNTFRNTITDEWGYVTDPDAVTTAPVWVSEFGASPGETNPADREWLKRLVDYLIEKDLDFAFWPLNGEDEWGLVTSDWSQTKRGNWRDEHMDRLLAFNGKTGSVAYVDHLTKIGFNGVDDNVSTIDNDWLSGANKGTCPDGERLLGLSRDQRALCSDTKYGKLWHADRAINVQAVYETTTRYHGTGDWAGGFTKYECPNDYYVAGATKHSWGTSGILCAHSKVPLANSCRTIWFDRGDSRSSQRGGDWAPGSYKGQCADTEYVAGVAQRDGGGAALLCCASPLSGELPLVYKAKNLSHRIGFAEGDAWVVTTADHWADHMIYGPYDRGRWGTGNKRAVFRMLVDVTNANNDKVVTIDVYDGQDVLARRDVYRHEFVGPGQYTNFSLDFNIAPDKADRPMEVRAWWFDNSYVKTENVTIQNR, from the coding sequence ATGTTTAACAGAAGGAAAATGAAAATTTTTTGTTCTGTCTCGGTGGTCTTTGCTATATTAGCAAGTTGTTCCCCCGATTCGGACCAAGCGTATTTACCTTTCTCACTTCCAAAATCGGCTAAGTCCGCATACCGCTCCGTAATGTCTTTGGCAGTAACGACCACTCCTCCGGTCGTTCCTCTTAGCACAAACGGTAGATATATCGTGGATGCGAATAATAACCGTTTCAAACTGAAAGCAGTGAACTGGTATGGAGCGAGTGATACTCGTCAGGTAGTGGGAGGCTTGGACAAACAACCTATCTCTCATATTATTTCTTTGATCCAGGAATGGGGCTTCAATTCGGTTCGTTTGCCTTTTTCCAATCTAATGCTTCATGATACGAATATCGTTCCGGATGCTTATGTGGCGGCTAACCCACAATTCTTCGGCAAAACAGCATTACAGATCTATGATGAAACAGTCGCCGCTTTGACTGCTGCAGGTATAGTAGTGGTCTTAAATAACCATACTACTTTTTCAGAATGGTGCTGCGGATTCGATTATAACGGCCAATGGTATCATACAGGATCTTCCTTCGCGTATAACCAAACTCCTGAAATGTGGAAAGCGGATTGGGTTTTCTTAGTAAATCGTTATAAGGACAACAAGTTAGTTGCTGCTGCGGACCTTAGGAACGAAGTGCGCACACAACGTTTTAACGATACTCATCTTCCTAATAGTCCTAACTGGGGTTGGAATAATAATGACGACTGGCGTAAGGCTGCTGGAGAAGCTGGAAATGATATCTTACGTGCGAACCCAGATATGGTTATCGTTGTAGAAGGTATTAACTGGTGGGGCGCAATCCCAATCTTAGGTTCTGGAGAACGCCCGCACCTAAAGCCTGTTAGAGATCTTCAAGTTCATATTCGTAATGTAAACAAATTGGTTTATGCCGCTCATAACTACGGATTTATCGGACCTAAACATAATGGTGACGACGCAACTTCCGGCGGAAATATCAAATACAAGGATATGGATTTAAATACTTTCAGAAATACTATCACCGACGAATGGGGATATGTTACTGATCCAGATGCAGTTACTACTGCTCCTGTTTGGGTAAGTGAATTCGGAGCTTCTCCGGGAGAAACAAATCCTGCAGATAGAGAATGGCTCAAAAGACTTGTGGATTATTTAATTGAGAAGGATCTTGATTTTGCATTCTGGCCTCTGAACGGAGAAGACGAATGGGGACTTGTAACTTCTGATTGGTCTCAAACCAAAAGAGGAAACTGGCGTGATGAACATATGGATCGCCTTCTTGCATTCAATGGTAAGACCGGATCTGTTGCATATGTAGATCATTTAACCAAAATCGGATTTAACGGTGTAGATGATAACGTTAGCACAATCGATAACGATTGGTTATCGGGTGCAAACAAAGGAACCTGTCCTGATGGAGAACGTTTATTAGGTTTAAGCCGTGACCAAAGAGCACTTTGTAGTGATACAAAATACGGAAAACTTTGGCATGCTGACCGCGCAATTAATGTGCAAGCAGTGTATGAGACAACAACTCGTTACCATGGCACAGGAGATTGGGCAGGTGGATTTACAAAATACGAATGCCCAAATGATTACTATGTTGCAGGAGCGACTAAACACTCTTGGGGAACAAGTGGTATCCTTTGCGCTCACAGTAAGGTTCCTCTTGCTAACTCTTGCCGCACTATCTGGTTCGACCGAGGAGACAGTCGTTCTTCTCAGAGAGGTGGCGACTGGGCTCCAGGTTCTTACAAAGGCCAATGTGCTGACACAGAATACGTAGCAGGAGTCGCTCAAAGAGACGGGGGCGGAGCTGCACTACTTTGTTGCGCTTCTCCATTGAGTGGAGAATTACCTTTAGTATATAAGGCAAAAAATCTTTCTCACCGTATCGGTTTTGCAGAAGGAGATGCTTGGGTCGTAACCACAGCTGATCATTGGGCAGATCATATGATCTACGGCCCTTATGATAGAGGTCGCTGGGGAACAGGAAACAAACGAGCTGTATTCCGCATGTTAGTAGATGTTACTAACGCAAATAATGATAAGGTTGTGACCATAGATGTTTACGATGGCCAAGATGTATTGGCAAGAAGAGATGTCTATAGACATGAGTTTGTAGGTCCAGGCCAATACACTAACTTCTCATTAGATTTTAACATAGCACCTGACAAAGCAGATCGTCCTATGGAAGTTCGCGCATGGTGGTTTGATAATTCTTATGTGAAGACTGAGAATGTTACCATTCAAAATAGGTAA
- a CDS encoding MBL fold metallo-hydrolase, whose product MKDILFYQLYESQSSTYTYLIADLETKEAVIIDPVWETVDRDLKLIRELGLYLMYIIETHIHADHITGASEIRKNTMAQTAVSALAEIDCVDILLEDGRILPLGNKNIKAISTPGHTNACMSFLFEGMVFTGDSLMIRGTGRTDFQEGSSAKLYESITQKLFSLPDETKVYPAHDYKGLSSTTIALEKKFNPRIGGNRSKEEFQKIMEELQLKTPKKMHLALPANAGCGSLEIVRTMNPISISGIPTVLNEDVLKKIGNVKIVDVRSPEEFHGELGHIQTSQLVTLGPDLTKYLETGDRFEEIIFVCRSGKRSQQATEESIRLGYKFTSNMAGGMVNWNEKYLPKE is encoded by the coding sequence ATGAAAGATATTCTTTTTTACCAACTATACGAATCACAATCTTCTACCTATACTTACTTGATAGCAGATCTGGAAACTAAAGAGGCAGTGATCATAGATCCAGTTTGGGAAACTGTAGACAGAGATCTAAAACTGATCAGAGAGCTGGGCCTTTATTTAATGTATATTATAGAAACTCATATACATGCGGATCATATCACTGGAGCTTCGGAAATCCGTAAAAACACTATGGCCCAAACGGCTGTAAGTGCATTAGCAGAAATCGATTGTGTAGACATTTTATTAGAAGATGGGCGAATTCTTCCTCTCGGAAACAAAAACATAAAAGCGATCTCAACTCCCGGCCATACAAACGCATGTATGAGTTTCCTATTCGAAGGAATGGTATTTACGGGAGATTCTCTTATGATTCGAGGCACAGGAAGAACAGACTTCCAAGAAGGATCTTCTGCAAAACTTTATGAAAGTATCACGCAAAAATTATTTTCACTTCCGGATGAAACTAAAGTTTATCCGGCGCATGATTACAAAGGTTTAAGCAGCACAACAATCGCGTTGGAAAAGAAATTCAATCCTAGGATCGGAGGAAATCGTTCTAAAGAAGAATTCCAAAAGATCATGGAAGAATTACAGCTTAAAACTCCCAAAAAGATGCATCTAGCACTACCCGCAAACGCAGGCTGTGGTAGTTTAGAAATCGTAAGAACAATGAATCCTATAAGTATATCAGGAATTCCTACTGTTCTGAATGAGGACGTGCTTAAGAAAATTGGAAACGTTAAAATCGTAGATGTACGTTCTCCGGAAGAATTTCACGGGGAGTTAGGCCATATTCAGACCTCCCAACTTGTAACATTAGGGCCTGATTTAACTAAATATTTAGAAACAGGTGATCGCTTTGAAGAGATCATCTTTGTGTGTCGAAGTGGAAAACGTTCCCAACAAGCAACGGAAGAGAGCATTCGTTTAGGTTATAAATTCACATCCAATATGGCAGGAGGGATGGTGAATTGGAATGAGAAATACCTGCCCAAGGAGTAA
- a CDS encoding helix-turn-helix transcriptional regulator: MMKAPCIILQLMEINSRPLDRQERICIWGSRCLFAGYLPDLTLRRRAAATVCISLDGEFQISLNDSDWISFRSALIPPMIDHSIRFSGKFCILLFMDLSSPNYESLRASNLESQTDGIFISLREEEQLFAKINQILSDDSGSEEILLELLNQIPPIVENDSRLIDPRIQKIVELITTLPHEDHSAKDLAEFAGMSVSNLEHQFKKEIGIPFHSFRTWFRLKLTVYSLLHGMSHTDSAHRAGFFDSAHFTRTFRATFGLPPSEIFRSTRHLKSFIEVPASYAEA, from the coding sequence ATGATGAAAGCTCCTTGTATAATTCTGCAACTTATGGAAATTAATTCTCGCCCACTCGATCGACAAGAAAGGATTTGTATCTGGGGAAGTCGTTGCTTGTTTGCCGGCTATCTTCCTGATCTAACATTACGTCGAAGAGCTGCTGCAACAGTTTGTATCAGCTTAGATGGAGAATTCCAAATTTCCTTAAATGATTCTGATTGGATCAGTTTTCGTTCTGCGCTTATCCCCCCAATGATAGATCATTCTATCCGATTTTCAGGAAAGTTCTGCATACTGCTCTTTATGGATTTAAGTAGTCCTAATTATGAATCTTTAAGAGCATCCAATCTTGAAAGTCAGACGGATGGTATTTTTATTTCATTAAGGGAAGAAGAGCAATTATTCGCTAAGATCAACCAAATTCTCTCAGATGATTCTGGCTCGGAAGAAATACTTTTAGAATTACTGAATCAAATACCTCCGATTGTAGAGAACGATTCTAGATTAATAGATCCCCGTATCCAAAAGATAGTAGAATTGATTACTACATTGCCACATGAAGATCATTCTGCAAAGGATCTTGCAGAATTTGCAGGTATGTCGGTTTCCAATTTGGAACACCAATTTAAAAAGGAGATTGGTATTCCATTTCATTCTTTTCGCACTTGGTTCAGACTCAAATTAACAGTCTATTCACTCTTGCATGGAATGAGCCATACTGATTCTGCACATCGTGCGGGTTTTTTCGATTCTGCTCATTTTACTAGAACCTTTCGTGCAACATTCGGATTACCTCCTTCAGAAATATTCAGAAGCACAAGACATCTGAAATCATTTATAGAAGTACCAGCAAGTTACGCGGAAGCTTAA
- a CDS encoding adenylate/guanylate cyclase domain-containing protein, with translation MRTKERDKLHKDGLINFSMAFTAAGFLWSFLYFILGFPQSAMIPGGYAVLSLLSLFFVFVTGKYLAFRFLQFLFILILPVLLQLSLGGFENSGAVIIWAILCPLGALSFAPIRQGLVWFGLFLIVLVLTGFAEFYLHLPVPKVERNMQILFFVINIVGAGTLTFFSLFYFISKNKQEHDRAENLLLNILPEPIAERLKRNPSTIADGYKMVSILFADIENFTVISQKVSPETLVHFLNDVFSHFDILAEKYGMEKIKTIGDAYMAVSGIPIWNEDHARRAMEMAIEMQKFVKTLHDPSGRPLRMRIGIHSGPVVAGVIGKKKFAYDLWGDAVNTASRLESHGVPGRIQISETTYELLEDTSQIEIRRLIDVKGKGEMRTYLSYE, from the coding sequence ATGAGAACAAAAGAAAGAGATAAACTTCACAAAGATGGGCTCATAAATTTTTCGATGGCGTTTACGGCAGCGGGTTTTTTATGGAGCTTCTTATATTTTATATTAGGTTTTCCTCAATCAGCGATGATTCCAGGAGGTTATGCGGTTTTAAGCCTATTAAGCTTATTTTTCGTTTTTGTTACTGGTAAGTATTTAGCTTTTAGATTTCTTCAATTTCTTTTTATCTTAATACTTCCCGTTCTTTTGCAATTAAGCTTAGGTGGTTTTGAAAATTCTGGTGCAGTTATCATTTGGGCAATACTTTGTCCGCTTGGAGCGCTTTCTTTTGCTCCTATTCGCCAAGGATTGGTCTGGTTTGGATTATTTCTGATTGTTTTGGTTTTAACTGGGTTTGCGGAATTTTACCTACATCTTCCTGTGCCAAAAGTTGAAAGGAATATGCAGATTTTATTTTTTGTGATCAATATCGTAGGTGCAGGAACTCTGACTTTCTTTAGTTTATTCTATTTTATTTCTAAAAATAAACAAGAACATGATAGGGCCGAAAATCTTCTTTTGAATATTCTTCCGGAACCTATTGCGGAAAGACTAAAAAGAAATCCATCTACAATTGCTGATGGATACAAAATGGTTTCTATCTTATTTGCGGATATTGAGAACTTCACCGTGATTTCTCAGAAGGTGTCTCCAGAAACTTTGGTACATTTTCTAAATGATGTGTTTTCCCATTTTGATATTCTCGCAGAAAAATACGGTATGGAAAAAATAAAAACGATCGGAGATGCTTATATGGCAGTTTCTGGAATACCGATTTGGAATGAGGATCATGCGAGAAGAGCAATGGAGATGGCAATAGAAATGCAGAAATTTGTAAAAACTTTACACGATCCTTCTGGAAGGCCGTTAAGAATGAGGATAGGTATTCATTCGGGACCTGTTGTCGCAGGTGTGATCGGTAAGAAAAAATTTGCATACGATCTGTGGGGCGATGCAGTGAATACTGCAAGTCGTTTAGAATCTCATGGCGTACCTGGCAGAATACAAATCTCTGAAACTACATATGAACTATTAGAAGATACATCTCAAATAGAAATTCGTAGATTGATAGATGTGAAAGGTAAGGGGGAAATGAGAACTTATCTTAGCTATGAATAA